A genomic stretch from Helianthus annuus cultivar XRQ/B chromosome 1, HanXRQr2.0-SUNRISE, whole genome shotgun sequence includes:
- the LOC110899391 gene encoding ABC transporter C family member 4: MDGKGIRVAIITSVSSSSSSVMAENISGASLILQWLRFILFSPCPQRALLSTVDLIFLLTLFVFAVQKLYSRFTSNTSSVNEPLITKSRVTVNTNIWFKLSAFVTAVLTVLSIISSILAFTQDTQMTWKLIDGICWLIQAISFFAITILIIHEKRVQAATHPLSLRVFWGVNFIVIALLASSSIVWLVSGTENTSPFEFDDIISLICLPFSAFLLIVSITGSTGIIVMNESELEADELHKSTEVTGWASASIVSKVFWLWINPLLKKGYETPLKLEDIPMLSPEHRAEKLSKLFKQNWPKPQENLKHPVQITLIRCFWKDVVFTAFLALVRVSVTYVGPLLIQRFVDYTSGKRTSPYEGYYLILTLLVAKFIEVLTSHQFNFHSQKLGMLIRSTLITSLYKKGLHLSCSARQSHGVGQIVNYMAVDAQQLSDMMVHLHVIWILPLQVSVTLAILYSYIGLPTVVALIGLLVAVIYVVMGTKRNNRFQVSIMQNRDLRMKATNDMLNYMRVIKFHAWEEHFNKRIQAFRESEYGWLTKFMFSVCGNVIVLWSTPLFVSSLTFGSAILLGIPLDAGTVFTAMSLFKNLQDPIRTLPQSMIALSQAMISLGRLDGFMLSKELDEGAVERQEGCSGSTAVEVKDGSFSWDDEAADGAVVKNLNFEIKNGELAAIVGSVGSGKSSLLSSVIGEMHKISGKVRVCGSTAYVAQTAWIQNGTIQDNIMFGLPMDRQKYKEVIKNCCLEKDLEMMELGDQTEIGERGINLSGGQKQRIQLARAVYQDCDIYLLDDIFSAVDAHTGSEIFKDCVRGALKNKTILLVTHQVDFLHNVDLILVMRDGMIVQSGKYDELLESGLDFKSLVSAHETSMQLVEMELITSDKSAPRRLQKSPSLQPLKGDQKAIGGSKSGSIIGTSKLIKEEERETGRISLGVYKVYVTEAFGWWGVLIVLLFSLLWLAAQMSSDYWLAYETSDDRAASFNPSLFIEVYTAIAGVSFLMVSGRVISSMVLGFQTCQIFFKQILNSILHAPMSFFDSTPSGRILTRASSDQTNIDVFLPFAMSMALSMYITLIGIIIITCQYAWPTVFLLIPLGWLNIRCRGFFLATSRELTRLDSITKAPVIHHFSESISGVMTIRCFRKQDRFLQENVDRVNGNLRMDFHNNGSNEWLGFHLEFIGSLFLCISTTFMILLPSSIVKPENVGLSLSYGLSLNGALFWALYMSCLVENRMVSVERIKQFTNIPSEAEWVKKDNTPPSNWPSHGNVELKDLQVKYRPNTPLVIKGINLSINGGEKIGMVGRTGGGKSTLIQVLFRLVEPSGGSITIDGINISTLGLHDLRSRFGIIPQEPILFEGTIRSNIDPIGQHSDEEIWRSLERCQLNDVVASKPGKLDSAVVGNGDNWSVGQRQLLCLGRVMLKHSRLLFMDEATASVDSQTDAVIQKIIREDFADCTVISIAHRIPTVMDCDRVLVIDAGYAKEFDKPSRLIERPSLFGALFQEYANRSAGL, translated from the exons ATGGATGGAAAAGGCATTAGGGTTGCTATA ATAACTTCTGTTTCCTCTTCTTCAAGCTCCGTTATGGCAGAAAACATCTCAGGAGCTTCACTCATACTTCAATGGCTGAGATTCATCTTGTTTTCACCATGCCCACAAAGAGCACTCTTATCCACCGTTGATCTCATCTTCTTGCTCACCCTCTTTGTTTTTGCTGTTCAAAAACTCTATTCAAGATTCACCTCCAACACATCTTCTGTTAATGAACCTCTTATCACTAAAAGTAGAGTCACTGTCAATACCAACATTTGGTTTAAGTTATCTGCGTTTGTTACAGCCGTATTAACTGTTTTGTCGATTATTTCTTCAATTTTGGCATTCACACAAGATACCCAAATGACATGGAAGCTGATAGATGGAATTTGTTGGTTAATTCAAGCTATATCTTTCTTTGCAATCACAATATTAATCATCCATGAAAAGAGAGTTCAAGCTGCAACTCATCCACTGTCTCTAAGGGTGTTTTGGGGAGTTAATTTCATTGTTATTGCTCTGTTGGCTTCTTCCAGCATTGTCTGGCTAGTTTCTGGAACCGAAAACACTTCACCTTTCGAATTCGACGACATAATTTCATTAATATGTCTACCCTTTTCGGCTTTCCTATTGATTGTATCCATAACTGGATCAACTGGAATCATTGTGATGAATGAATCTGAATTAGAGGCTGATGAGTTGCACAAGTCAACGGAAGTGACTGGATGGGCATCGGCTTCAATCGTTTCAAAAGTCTTCTGGCTGTGGATTAACCCATTGTTGAAGAAAGGATATGAAACCCCTCTTAAACTAGAGGACATCCCAATGCTTTCGCCAGAACATCGGGCAGAAAAATTGTCTAAGCTGTTTAAACAAAACTGGCCTAAGCCTCAAGAAAACCTAAAACATCCGGTCCAGATCACGTTGATTCGTTGTTTCTGGAAAGATGTCGTGTTCACAGCATTTCTTGCACTTGTAAGAGTGTCTGTCACATATGTTGGGCCTTTGTTGATCCAAAGATTCGTGGATTACACTTCGGGAAAGAGAACATCACCATACGAGGGGTATTACTTGATACTAACCCTTCTTGTTGCAAAGTTTATTGAAGTTTTGACATCCCACCAGTTCAATTTTCATTCCCAGAAGCTTGGAATGTTGATTCGGTCGACGCTGATAACTTCATTGTACAAAAAGGGGTTACACCTCTCGTGTTCAGCTCGACAATCACATGGTGTTGGACAGATAGTGAACTACATGGCTGTAGATGCTCAACAGCTCTCTGATATGATGGTTCATTTGCATGTTATTTGGATTCTGCCCCTCCAAGTTTCTGTGACATTAGCTATTCTTTACTCATACATTGGCCTGCCAACTGTGGTCGCGTTAATTGGACTCTTGGTGGCTGTGATCTATGTGGTTATGGGTACGAAACGAAACAACAGGTTCCAGGTCAGTATAATGCAAAATCGCGACTTGAGGATGAAAGCCACAAATGATATGCTAAATTACATGAGGGTGATTAAGTTCCATGCATGGGAAGAACACTTCAACAAGAGGATTCAAGCCTTTCGCGAGTCTGAATATGGTTGGCTTACCAAATTCATGTTCTCCGTTTGTGGAAATGTAATTGTTTTATGGAGTACCCCTTTGTTTGTTTCTTCGCTCACCTTTGGAAGCGCAATATTGCTTGGGATCCCACTTGATGCAGGGACAGTTTTCACTGCCATGTCGTTGTTCAAGAACTTGCAAGATCCTATTCGTACGTTGCCTCAGTCAATGATAGCCCTGTCTCAGGCCATGATCTCGTTGGGAAGATTGGACGGGTTCATGCTGAGTAAGGAGTTGGATGAGGGAGCGGTGGAGAGGCAGGAGGGTTGCAGTGGCAGCACGGCGGTGGAGGTCAAAGATGGGTCTTTTAGCTGGGACGATGAAGCTGCCGATGGTGCTGTAGTCAAGAATTTGAACTTTGAGATCAAGAATGGTGAACTTGCAGCAATTGTTGGATCTGTGGGGTCCGGGAAGTCATCTCTTCTTTCATCCGTTATTGGCGAAATGCACAAAATCTCTGGAAAG GTGAGGGTATGTGGGAGCACTGCATATGTTGCACAAACAGCATGGATTCAAAATGGGACAATCCAAGACAACATTATGTTTGGTTTACCGATGGACAGACAGAAATACAAGGAAGTAATAAAAAACTGTTGCTTGGAGAAAGACTTGGAAATGATGGAACTTGGAGATCAAACAGAGATCGGAGAGCGTGGGATTAATCTCAGTGGTGGCCAGAAGCAGCGGATTCAACTTGCACGCGCTGTTTATCAAGATTGTGACATTTATCTTCTTGATGATATCTTTAGCGCCGTTGATGCTCACACGGGTTCAGAAATATTCAAG GACTGTGTGCGGGGAGCCCTTAAAAACAAGACAATCTTGCTGGTCACTCACCAAGTTGATTTCCTACATAATGTTGATCTGATCTTA GTTATGCGAGATGGGATGATTGTTCAATCAGGAAAGTATGATGAACTACTAGAATCTGGTTTGGATTTCAAAAGTTTAGTTTCCGCCCATGAGACCTCTATGCAGCTAGTTGAAATGGAGCTTATTACATCAGATAAATCCGCACCTAGACGTCTTCAAAAATCCCCTAGCCTACAACCTCTGAAGGGAGATCAGAAGGCCATAGGAGGATCTAAATCTGGTTCTATTATAGGTACATCAAAGCTGATCAAAGAAGAGGAGAGGGAAACAGGAAGAATCAGCTTAGGTGTCTATAAGGTTTATGTCACTGAAGCGTTTGGATGGTGGGGTGTGCTTATTGTTTTGTTGTTCTCGTTATTGTGGCTAGCCGCACAGATGTCAAGCGATTACTGGTTGGCATATGAAACTTCTGATGATCGCGCTGCCTCTTTCAACCCTTCTCTGTTTATAGAAGTTTATACAGCTATAGCGGGAGTTTCTTTCCTTATGGTATCTGGTAGAGTCATTTCTTCAATGGTCCTTGGGTTTCAAACATGTCAGATTTTCTTTAAGCAGATTCTTAATAGCATACTTCATGCTCCCATGTCATTTTTTGACTCTACACCTTCTGGAAGGATTCTTACTAGG GCATCAAGTGATCAAACCAACATCGATGTTTTCCTTCCTTTTGCAATGAGCATGGCTCTTTCTATGTACATAACATTGATTGGCATTATTATCATCACTTGTCAGTACGCATGGCCTACTGTGTTCTTACTGATTCCACTCGGTTGGCTCAATATCCGGTGCCGG GGCTTCTTTCTTGCAACATCTCGTGAACTAACACGACTTGACTCGATCACAAAAGCACCTGTTATTCACCATTTCTCAGAGAGTATCTCAGGTGTTATGACGATAAGATGCTTTAGGAAGCAGGACAGATTTCTCCAAGAAAATGTTGATCGAGTGAACGGAAATTTGAGAATGGATTTCCACAACAATGGATCCAATGAGTGGTTAGGATTTCATTTGGAGTTCATTGGAAGCTTATTTCTATGTATTTCCACTACTTTCATGATCCTCTTGCCTAGCAGCATTGTTAAACCAG AAAATGTTGGATTATCACTCTCGTACGGATTGTCACTCAACGGAGCTTTGTTTTGGGCTTTATACATGAGCTGTTTGGTAGAAAACCGGATGGTTTCTGTTGAAAGAATTAAACAGTTCACAAACATACCCTCAGAAGCCGAATGGGTGAAAAAAGATAATACCCCTCCTTCAAACTGGCCTTCTCATGGCAATGTAGAGCTCAAAGATTTGCAG GTTAAATATCGTCCAAACACGCCTTTAGTGATTAAAGGGATCAACCTAAGCATCAATGGAGGTGAAAAGATTGGTATGGTTGGTAGAACTGGTGGTGGGAAATCAACTCTTATCCAAGTTCTGTTTAGGTTGGTGGAGCCATCTGGTGGAAGTATAACCATTGATGGCATCAACATCTCGACCCTCGGATTACATGATCTCAGGTCACGGTTTGGGATCATTCCTCAAGAACCAATCCTATTTGAAGGCACAATTAGAAGCAATATTGACCCCATTGGTCAACATTCTGATGAAGAAATCTGGAGG AGCCTTGAACGGTGCCAGCTTAACGATGTTGTCGCTTCAAAACCTGGTAAACTAGATTCTGCAG TTGTTGGTAATGGAGATAACTGGAGCGTGGGACAACGACAACTTCTATGTTTAGGAAGAGTGATGCTGAAGCACAGCAGGCTGTTGTTCATGGACGAAGCAACAGCTTCTGTGGATTCACAAACAGATGCTGTAATTCAGAAGATCATACGCGAGGACTTTGCTGACTGTACCGTCATCAGCATTGCTCACAGAATACCAACCGTTATGGACTGTGATCGTGTTCTAGTCATTGATGCTG GTTATGCTAAAGAATTTGATAAACCTTCACGGTTGATTGAGAGACCTTCGCTGTTTGGCGCATTGTTTCAGGAGTATGCAAACCGGTCTGCTGGGTTATGA